A window of the Lactuca sativa cultivar Salinas chromosome 5, Lsat_Salinas_v11, whole genome shotgun sequence genome harbors these coding sequences:
- the LOC111902253 gene encoding cysteine synthase 2 — translation MPPSPKPIAIIGVVSVVLCSLYVISNKRRATSHSRGKTLTKNKVKRNGIVGAIGNTPLIRITSLSDATGCEILAKAEFLNPGGSVKDRVAVKIIEEALESGQLSIGGVVTEGSAGSTAISLATVAPAYGCKCHVVIPDDAAIEKSKILEALGATVERVRPVSITHKDHYVNIARRRACEANKVAVNGYKGGFFADQFENLANYRAHYEGTGPEIWEQTGGKLHAFVAAAGTGGTVAGVSCFLKENDPGIKCYLVDPPGSGLFNKVTRGVMYTREEAEGKRLKNPFDTVTEGIGINRLTENFKMAQLDGAFRGTDIEAVEMSRFLLKNDGLFIGSSSAMNCVGAVRVAKLLGPGHTIVTILCDSGMRHLSKFCNPEYLSQHGLTPSAKGLEFLHLGGDS, via the exons ATGCCCCCATCGCCAAAACCAATCGCAATTATAGGAGTAGTCTCAGTTGTCCTATGTTCTCTCTACGTTATATCCAATAAACGCCGTGCTACGTCTCATTCGAGAGGCAAAACCCTAACCAAGAACAAGGTTAAGAGAAATGGAATCGTCGGTGCGATTGGCAACACCCCTCTCATTCGGATTACTAGCCTCTCCGATGCGACTGGATGTGAA ATTCTTGCGAAAGCAGAGTTTTTGAATCCTGGAGGAAGTGTTAAAGACAGAGTCGCTGTTAAAATAATTGAAGAG GCCTTAGAATCTGGACAACTATCCATAGGCGGTGTAGTTACAGAGGGAAGTGCCGGAAGCACTGCAATTAGTCTTGCAACAGTTGCTCCTGCTTATGGATGCAAATGTCATGTAGTTATCCCAGATGATGCTGCAATCGAGAAG TCTAAAATACTAGAGGCCCTTGGGGCAACAGTTGAAAGGGTTAGGCCAGTGTCAATAACACACAAAGATCACTATGTGAATATTGCAAGGAGAAGGGCATGTGAAGCAAATAAGGTAGCAGTGAATGGATATAAAGGTGGATTCTTTGCAGATCAATTTGAGAACCTGGCAAACTACAGAGCTCATTATGAAGGAACGGGGCCTGAGATATGGGAGCAGACTGGTGGCAAATTACATGCTTTTGTTGCAGCTGCAGGGACAGGTGGCACTGTGGCTGGTGTTTCTTGTTTTTTAAAGGAAAATGATCCAGGGATAAAGTGTTATCTTGTGGATCCTCCTGGTTCTGGTTTGTTTAACAAAGTTACAAGAGGAGTGATGTATACAAGAGAAGAGGCTGAAGGGAAGAGGTTAAAGAACCCATTTGATACTGTCACTGAAGGAATAGGGATCAATAGATTGACTGAGAATTTCAAAATGGCTCAACTTGATGGAGCTTTCAGGGGTACTGATATTGAGGCTGTGGAAATGTCAAG ATTTCTTTTGAAGAACGATGGACTATTTATTGGAAGTTCTTCAGCAATGAACTGTGTTGGAGCTGTGAGAGTGGCTAAATTGTTGGGTCCTGGTCATACGATTGTAACGATTTTGTGCGATAGCGGGATGAGGCATTTAAGCAAGTTTTGTAACCCGGAGTACCTCTCTCAACATGGCTTGACACCTTCTGCAAAAGGATTAGAATTTCTTCATCTCGGTGGTGATTCGTGA
- the LOC111902254 gene encoding uncharacterized protein LOC111902254 — translation MDPSVHNAPTVDEDDEWDTDGFVIPSLGIEDLNQSTTNAPLVEDSKHTIKDKKEEHIYLGPHGAPPSQAKQDVNYSGRKQRFKQKLKDADERIGGGGGGSGRENKLENLRDLVGGGKMPVIAPKSSNRDWLDPHCHESQFEKRYTS, via the exons ATGGACCCTTCTGTGCATAACGCTCCAACAGTCGACGAAGATGACGAGTGGG ACACCGATGGGTTTGTGATCCCAAGCTTGGGAATTGAAGACCTAAATCAAAGCACAACAAATGCTCCACTAGTAGAAGACTCGAAACACACAATCAAA GATAAGAAGGAAGAGCATATATATCTTGGACCTCATGGAGCTCCTCCTTCACAAGCAAAACAGGATGTAAACTATTCTGGACGCAAACAGAGGTTCAAGCAGAAGTTGAAGGATGCAGATGAGAGAAttggtgggggtgggggtgggtcTGGAAGAGAAAACAAGCTGGAAAATCTAAGAGATCTTGTGGGTGGTGGAAAGATGCCTGTTATCGCGCCCAAGAGTTCCAATAGGGATTGGCTAGACCCGCATTGTCACGAGTCTCAGTTTGAAAAGCGATACACATCATAG